One Globicephala melas chromosome 6, mGloMel1.2, whole genome shotgun sequence genomic window carries:
- the LOC115847450 gene encoding LOW QUALITY PROTEIN: steroid hormone receptor ERR2-like (The sequence of the model RefSeq protein was modified relative to this genomic sequence to represent the inferred CDS: deleted 2 bases in 1 codon), translated as MKCLKVGIMLKEGVRLDRVRGGRQKYKRRLDSESSPYLSLQISPPAKKPLTKIASYLLVAEPDKLYAMPPPGMPEGDIKALTTLCDLADRELVVIIGWAKHIPGFSNLSLGDQMSLPQSAWMEILILGSVHRSLPHDDKLVYAEDYAEDYITDEERSRLAVLLELYRAILQLVHSYKKLKVKEEIVTLKALALANSDSMYIEDLEAVQKLQDLLHEALQDYELCQRHEKPWRMSKLLLTLPLLRQTAAKAVQHFYSLKLQGKVPMHKLFLEMLEAKV; from the exons ATGAAATGCCTCAAAGTGGGGATAATGCTGAAGGAAGGTGTGCGCCTTGACCGAGTGCGTGGAGGCCGCCAGAAATACAAGCGCCGGCTGGACTCAGAGAGCAGCCCGTACCTGAGCTTACAGATTTCTCCTCCTGCTAAAAAGCCATTGACTAAAATCGCCTCCTACCTGCTGGTGGCTGAGCCGGACAAACTTTACGCCATGCCACCCCCTGGCATGCCAGAGGGTGACATCAAGGCTCTGACCACTCTCTGTGATCTGGCAGACAGGGAGCTCGTGGTCATTATTGGCTGGGCCAAGCACATCCCAGGCTTCTCCAACCTCTCTCTGGGGGACCAGATGAGTCTGCCACAGAGTGCCTGGATGGAGATCCTCATCCTGGGCAGCGTGCACCGCTCGCTGCCCCATGACGACAAGCTGGTATATGCTGAGGAC TATGCTGAGGACTATATCACGGACGAGGAGCGCTCCCGCCTCGCGGTACTGCTGGAGCTCTACCGGGCCATCCTACAGCTGGTGCACAGCTACAAGAAGCTCAAGGTGAAGGAGGAGATTGTGACGCtcaaggccctggccctggccaacTCAGATTCCATGTACATCGAGGATCTGGAGGCGGTCCAGAAGCTGCAGGACCTGCTGCATGAGGCGCTGCAGGACTACGAGCTGTGCCAGCGCCACGAGAAGCCATGGAGGATGAGCAAGTTGCTGCTGACGCTGCCCCTGCTTCGGCAGACAGCTGCCAAGGCCGTGCAGCACTTCTACAGCCTCAAACTGCAAGGCAAGGTGCCCATGCACAAACTCTTCCTGGAGATGCTGGAGGCCAAGGTCTGA